A window of Macrobrachium rosenbergii isolate ZJJX-2024 chromosome 15, ASM4041242v1, whole genome shotgun sequence contains these coding sequences:
- the LOC136846558 gene encoding ras-related and estrogen-regulated growth inhibitor-like protein, translating to MKTDDKTVTCPLRVAVLGGSQVGKSALTVRYLTKRFIGEYRSDTDMLYKCVLQIDGPSQPVEIMDTSATTSDEASDAHLLWAEAFVVVYSVSDRDSYVHAESTLKELTSRRPTANILLLGNKNDLGHLREVEELEAQSLAFTYAARFTEVSTAESCIAVTDALDSFLKEVKSQRQCSNGHTLSTGSPKQRKLSVSRMLGSLIGRHSPPPQHITELIILDKEERSKLVRCSRQI from the exons ATGAAGACAGACGACAAGACGGTCACCTGTCCCCTCCGAGTGGCGGTTCTGGGCGGCAGTCAAGTTGGGAAATCTGCCCTCACTGTTCGGTATCTCACGAAGCGGTTCATCGGAGAATACAGATCAGACACAG ACATGCTGTACAAGTGCGTCCTACAGATAGACGGCCCCAGCCAACCCGTAGAGATCATGGACACATCAGCCACCACCAGTGACGAGGCGTCCGACGCCCACCTCCTGTGGGCGGAGGCCTTCGTTGTCGTCTACTCAGTATCAGACAGAGATTCCTACGTCCACGCCGAAAGCACGTTGAAG GAACTCACATCCAGAAGACCAACAGCAAACATCCTACTGCTGGGAAACAAGAACGACTTGGGACACCTACGAGAAGTCGAGGAGTTGGAGGCGCAGTCCCTGGCCTTCACCTACGCAGCCCGATTCACGGAAGTCTCCACGGCGGAGAGCTGCATCGCCGTCACCGACGCCCTCGACAGTTTCCTGAAGGAGGTGAAGTCCCAGAGACAGTGCAGCAACGGCCACACCCTCAGCACGGGGTCGCCGAAGCAGAGGAAGCTCTCCGTCAGCAGGATGCTCGGTTCCCTCATCGGGAGGCACTCGCCTCCTCCCCAGCACATCACCGAACTCATCATCTTGGACAAGGAGGAGAGGAGCAAATTGGTTCGATGCAGTCGGCAGATTTAG